Below is a genomic region from Henckelia pumila isolate YLH828 chromosome 3, ASM3356847v2, whole genome shotgun sequence.
GTCTCGTGCTGTTTCTTCAATTCCGCACTGAATCGCCATTTTTTCCCTTGTTTCCCGGCACGAAAATCACCCTCTTCAACAACGATCTTCACATGATCTTCATCTCCGCTTTCCGATTCCACGGCGAAATCTTCGTGACTTGAGACGCTGTCTCCTGTTCATACATGCGCAAGAAAGTTTTCGATTTTCACAAATAAGCTTTCTAAACAGAGTGGAAGAAGCAAAATCACCCACCTTGCTTTTCTGACCCGCCGCAAACACTAATAAGCTCCTTTTCACAACCAGTCATCCCATACGCAGAGACGTTGAATCCCGATTCTCCATCGAAAAAGAAGAGCAAAAATTGCTGGAACTCTAAACCAACATCCTTGGAAAATTTTTCCCATCCATCGGTAAAGAAATGATGGTGCCCGATTCTCTCGACCTTAACTATCCAAGATTCTCCCGCCCCGATTCTAAGTGTGGCCTTCCGCGGCAAAATCTCTGCATGTTCTTTCACAAATTGCGGGGGCAATCTCTGCAACACAGATTCATATATAAATCACCATTATTTTGATTCACGGCTcggattgaaaaaaaaaatagactaGGAATTAGAAGTGGACAAAATTTCTTACGAGCTGAGAGTTGAAATCAGGAGTGACCAAGAGCTTGTAGAAAGAAGAACCCATAGCTTCAATTTcttgaaaggaaaaaaaaaacaaaatctgcGCGAGAATTTCTGGGTGTCCGCCTGCTGTGGTGGCGTGTGTATATGGAGGGGAGGAGAGGAGAGGCTTGGGGCAGGGGGAGAGGATCGTACAgccaatttatattttattttattagttaataaAAATAGAGATATTTTGAATAATTatattcaattaaaaataagattataaaaatatatttatttttatttttttagaaattataaatatatattattttagtaattaataAAATGGATCTTTTTCCGTCGAACTGGTGGTATTGCCGGTAGATTTCAATCTAGCATATGTGTATTACCCTAATGATAATATCTCATGATTTgccacgtcaacaatatataattaattacgcatatgtgtaaaaataaaaatcattggatGCATGGTTTAAATATTACCTATATGCTAGAATCTCAACTACCTTGTATTACCCTCGGTCAAACCAGGACCATTTTTACAATGAGTGACAATAAGGTGACACAATTGTTGAgtgtaatttataaaaaaattatagaatgaaatatacttttttttaactttaaaatgaaatttatcaatatttttg
It encodes:
- the LOC140893340 gene encoding B3 domain-containing protein REM9-like yields the protein MGSSFYKLLVTPDFNSQLRLPPQFVKEHAEILPRKATLRIGAGESWIVKVERIGHHHFFTDGWEKFSKDVGLEFQQFLLFFFDGESGFNVSAYGMTGCEKELISVCGGSEKQGDSVSSHEDFAVESESGDEDHVKIVVEEGDFRAGKQGKKWRFSAELKKQHETELEVPTDFAKATGIAENGNIVILTHPKSKKWPVFVTSRKLQEESFAMTVGWNDFLVGAKVTIGSTILFEFLSNGEYTTLEAKVVKNGGHRLYSPKKRRGRPPKSCKFSQ